In Desulfovibrio gilichinskyi, a genomic segment contains:
- a CDS encoding rubrerythrin family protein, producing the protein MTKTTKNLQDAFAGESQANRKYLAFAEKAESEGKPGVAKLFRAAAAAETIHAHAHLRLLKGIGSTEENLKAAIEGETFEFKSMYPEMMEDAKAEGENAVLRYFGFANEAEKIHAELYTEALEADGDKFSDAEFYICSVCGHTQDGPATEKCPICGAAPKAYKKVD; encoded by the coding sequence ATGACTAAGACTACTAAAAATTTGCAGGACGCTTTTGCTGGAGAATCTCAGGCTAACCGTAAATATCTTGCTTTTGCAGAAAAAGCTGAGTCCGAAGGCAAACCAGGCGTAGCTAAACTTTTCCGCGCAGCTGCAGCAGCAGAAACCATTCACGCACATGCACACCTTCGCCTTCTGAAAGGAATCGGTTCAACTGAAGAAAATCTCAAAGCAGCTATCGAAGGCGAAACATTTGAATTCAAATCCATGTATCCTGAAATGATGGAAGACGCTAAAGCAGAAGGCGAAAATGCAGTTCTCCGCTACTTCGGTTTTGCTAACGAAGCAGAAAAAATTCACGCTGAACTTTACACCGAAGCACTTGAAGCTGACGGCGACAAATTCTCTGATGCAGAATTCTACATCTGTTCAGTATGCGGTCACACTCAGGACGGTCCAGCCACTGAAAAATGTCCTATCTGCGGCGCCGCACCTAAAGCATATAAAAAAGTAGACTAA
- a CDS encoding sigma-54-dependent transcriptional regulator gives MISHANILIVDDERIARENLVHVLTAEGYHAVAVESGMAALQQMEKDEYELVLTDLMMPRMNGIQILEHIKEMQPTTEVIVITGHATVSTAVTAMQKGAHSYIAKPFNLDELRMQVRKALEQRALSVEVLRLRQVIAQGKQDFPLVGQSESILRLKKTVQQLATMNCNVLIQGETGTGKELIARGIHMLSDRSHERFMAINCGTFTAELMDKELFGHEREAFTGAQRGQKGILEVADGGTVFFDEMSELPLNMQVKLLRVLQERTFLRVGGTQEIPVNIRIISATNCDLKENVEKGTFRQDLFYRLNVVTLSAPPLRKHREDIPVLVGHFLEQHRTPEQTITTISQETLDILMNHDFPGNVRELENIAQRALALAKGTVFTPDLLPYDVRNIPVENPLQTLEEMEHRHIEKVMLATGGNKTQAAKILGIDRVSLWRKMKRHNMINEDS, from the coding sequence ATGATCAGTCATGCCAATATTCTTATAGTTGATGATGAACGCATTGCCCGCGAAAATCTTGTGCACGTTCTGACAGCGGAGGGGTATCACGCCGTTGCGGTTGAATCCGGTATGGCAGCTCTGCAACAAATGGAAAAAGACGAATACGAACTGGTCCTGACTGATTTGATGATGCCGCGAATGAACGGTATCCAAATTCTTGAACACATCAAGGAGATGCAGCCGACAACTGAAGTAATTGTGATTACGGGACATGCCACTGTATCAACGGCTGTTACTGCCATGCAAAAAGGAGCTCATTCCTACATTGCCAAGCCGTTCAACCTTGACGAACTCCGCATGCAGGTGCGCAAGGCTCTGGAACAACGGGCTTTATCCGTTGAAGTTCTACGCCTCAGACAGGTTATAGCTCAGGGTAAACAGGATTTTCCGTTAGTCGGGCAGAGTGAATCCATACTGCGACTGAAAAAAACTGTCCAACAGCTTGCCACCATGAACTGCAATGTTCTTATTCAAGGTGAAACAGGAACCGGTAAAGAGCTGATTGCGCGCGGTATTCACATGCTAAGTGACAGGTCGCACGAAAGGTTTATGGCCATCAACTGCGGCACATTCACCGCGGAACTGATGGATAAAGAATTGTTCGGCCATGAGAGAGAAGCTTTCACCGGAGCGCAACGCGGACAAAAAGGGATTCTTGAAGTTGCAGACGGCGGAACGGTCTTCTTTGACGAAATGAGTGAATTGCCGCTTAACATGCAGGTTAAACTGCTGCGCGTTCTACAGGAGCGAACCTTTTTGCGAGTAGGCGGAACGCAGGAAATACCGGTTAACATCCGCATTATTTCAGCAACAAACTGCGATCTAAAAGAAAATGTTGAAAAAGGAACCTTCCGTCAGGACTTATTTTACCGCTTAAATGTTGTGACTCTGTCAGCTCCGCCGCTTAGAAAACATAGGGAAGATATTCCCGTACTTGTGGGCCATTTTTTGGAACAGCATCGAACACCTGAGCAGACAATTACAACCATATCTCAGGAAACTCTGGACATCCTGATGAACCATGACTTTCCCGGAAATGTACGCGAACTTGAAAACATTGCGCAGCGGGCACTGGCCCTTGCCAAAGGAACTGTTTTCACTCCAGACCTGCTTCCCTATGATGTACGTAATATTCCTGTTGAAAATCCGCTACAGACTCTCGAAGAAATGGAACATAGGCACATTGAAAAAGTCATGCTCGCAACCGGTGGCAACAAAACCCAAGCCGCTAAAATTCTGGGCATTGACAGAGTTTCACTCTGGCGAAAAATGAAACGCCATAATATGATTAATGAAGACAGCTAA
- a CDS encoding glutamate decarboxylase, with the protein MALHHKNSIKENLLDDVYASTDMSVRMPKYVFPADEHDPRHAYQVVHDELMLDGNSRQNMATFCQTWVDPEVHKLMDECVDKNMIDKDEYPQTAELEARCVHMLADLWNSPDAANTLGCSTTGSSEAAMLGGMALKWRWRDKMKKEGKPTDRPNLICGPVQICWHKFARYWDVELREIPMEKDRLIMTPEEVIKRCDENTIGVVPTLGVTFTCQYEPVKAVCEALDKLQAETGLDIPVHVDGASGGFLAPFVEPELEWDFRLERVKSINASGHKYGLAPLGVGWVIWRDKEDLPEDLIFRVNYLGGDIPTFALNFSRPGGQIVAQYYNFLRLGREGYRKIHQACYDTAQALANRIAEMGPFEIIYNGKGGIPALSWKLKEGVDHGFSLYDLSDRMRSRGWQVPAYSMPANREDLVIMRMLVRHGVSRDLGELLLADMQRCLDFLKKNPMTMPLSEEDAGGFSHSK; encoded by the coding sequence ATGGCATTACACCATAAAAATTCAATCAAAGAGAATTTGCTGGATGATGTATACGCTTCAACCGATATGTCGGTGCGTATGCCCAAATATGTATTTCCTGCTGATGAGCATGATCCTCGTCATGCCTATCAGGTGGTGCATGATGAATTGATGCTGGACGGAAATTCACGCCAGAACATGGCTACTTTCTGTCAGACTTGGGTAGACCCTGAAGTTCACAAACTTATGGATGAGTGTGTAGATAAAAATATGATCGATAAGGATGAATATCCTCAGACGGCTGAACTTGAAGCCCGTTGCGTGCATATGCTTGCCGATCTTTGGAATTCGCCTGATGCCGCTAATACTTTAGGATGTTCCACCACCGGTTCCAGTGAAGCTGCTATGCTCGGAGGCATGGCTTTGAAATGGCGATGGCGTGATAAAATGAAAAAAGAAGGCAAGCCTACAGACAGGCCGAATCTCATATGCGGTCCGGTGCAGATTTGCTGGCATAAATTTGCCCGTTACTGGGATGTTGAGTTGCGTGAAATTCCTATGGAAAAAGATCGTTTGATTATGACCCCCGAAGAAGTCATCAAACGGTGTGATGAAAATACGATTGGAGTTGTCCCTACGCTCGGAGTTACATTCACTTGTCAGTATGAGCCTGTCAAAGCGGTCTGTGAGGCACTGGATAAACTTCAAGCTGAGACGGGGCTTGATATTCCTGTTCATGTTGACGGCGCAAGCGGAGGGTTTCTGGCTCCGTTTGTAGAGCCTGAACTGGAATGGGATTTCCGCCTTGAGCGCGTCAAATCGATCAATGCTTCAGGTCATAAATACGGACTTGCTCCGCTTGGCGTCGGATGGGTTATCTGGCGCGATAAGGAAGATCTGCCAGAAGATTTGATATTCCGCGTTAACTATCTTGGCGGCGATATTCCAACATTCGCTCTAAACTTTTCGCGTCCGGGGGGGCAGATTGTAGCGCAATATTACAATTTTTTACGGCTCGGCAGAGAAGGGTACCGCAAAATACATCAGGCTTGTTATGATACGGCGCAAGCCCTTGCTAATAGAATTGCAGAGATGGGGCCGTTTGAAATTATTTATAACGGAAAAGGCGGCATCCCTGCACTCAGCTGGAAATTGAAAGAAGGAGTTGATCACGGTTTCTCGTTGTATGATCTCTCCGATCGCATGCGCAGTCGCGGATGGCAGGTTCCGGCCTATTCCATGCCTGCCAATCGTGAGGATTTAGTCATCATGCGCATGCTTGTCCGTCATGGGGTAAGTCGTGACCTTGGAGAGCTATTACTGGCTGATATGCAACGTTGTCTTGATTTCTTGAAAAAGAATCCGATGACTATGCCTTTGTCAGAAGAAGATGCCGGAGGATTCAGTCACTCGAAGTAG
- a CDS encoding amino acid permease, whose amino-acid sequence MAKSKKMSVFTLSMMTVAAVVSLRGLPMMAKEGLSMIFYILFATVMFLIPASLVAAELGGAFSVKGGGVYTWIKEAFGSRWGFTAIWLQWIQNVVWYPTVLAFAASALAYLFMDPSLADNGVYTGIVILVCYWAATFVTMAGADVASSVTKYGVLLGTLLPGIFIIILGAVWIVQGNPIQFLEPSTAVVAAEKLAYQAPHVRFFPYITGLGSVAFLAGIVLLFAGVEVQAVHATDLEDPAKQFPESMFLAAAIIFGLFILGSLAVATVIPVSEISLTAGLMQAFKQLLDAFHLGFITPVIGLLAAFGAIGGVMSWVGGPSRGLLHTARQGEIPPFMAKVNKNGIQVNILLIQAVIVSILASLYFIMDNVSVAFFVLSAITVTLYLVMYILMYAAAIKLRITRPDLPRSYKVPGGTLGMCLVAGIGLIGVGFALLVGFFPPSNLPVGNPTFYVCLVAAGMIVFTGLPMLIHAMKKPEWKQTSDD is encoded by the coding sequence ATGGCAAAATCTAAAAAAATGTCAGTTTTCACATTAAGTATGATGACTGTAGCGGCAGTTGTCAGTCTGCGAGGACTTCCCATGATGGCTAAGGAAGGGCTCTCAATGATATTTTATATCCTTTTTGCCACAGTTATGTTCCTGATACCCGCTTCGCTTGTTGCCGCGGAACTCGGCGGCGCATTCAGCGTTAAAGGCGGCGGCGTTTATACTTGGATAAAAGAAGCATTCGGTTCCAGATGGGGGTTCACTGCTATCTGGTTGCAATGGATTCAAAATGTTGTCTGGTATCCTACGGTGCTTGCTTTTGCCGCAAGTGCGCTTGCATATCTGTTTATGGACCCGTCTTTGGCTGATAACGGGGTGTACACCGGAATAGTTATTCTTGTTTGTTACTGGGCGGCAACATTTGTGACCATGGCCGGAGCAGATGTTGCAAGTTCTGTAACTAAGTATGGAGTTCTACTTGGAACTTTGCTTCCGGGAATATTTATTATAATTTTAGGTGCTGTCTGGATCGTGCAGGGTAATCCCATTCAATTTCTTGAGCCTAGCACCGCCGTTGTTGCTGCCGAAAAGCTTGCATATCAGGCTCCGCATGTGCGCTTTTTTCCATACATTACAGGGTTAGGCAGTGTGGCCTTTTTAGCGGGAATTGTACTGCTTTTTGCTGGGGTGGAAGTTCAGGCTGTTCACGCTACCGATCTTGAAGACCCTGCCAAACAGTTTCCTGAAAGTATGTTTCTTGCCGCGGCTATTATTTTCGGATTGTTTATTTTAGGGTCGCTGGCTGTCGCAACTGTAATTCCGGTCTCTGAAATCAGTCTTACCGCCGGTTTGATGCAGGCGTTTAAGCAGCTTCTTGATGCATTTCATCTCGGGTTCATTACTCCGGTAATAGGACTGCTTGCAGCATTCGGAGCCATAGGCGGAGTTATGTCATGGGTCGGCGGACCCAGCCGCGGACTTTTGCATACAGCCCGCCAAGGCGAAATTCCGCCATTTATGGCCAAAGTTAATAAAAATGGAATTCAGGTTAATATTCTGCTGATTCAAGCGGTGATTGTCAGCATATTGGCTTCGCTTTACTTTATTATGGATAATGTAAGCGTGGCTTTTTTCGTGCTTTCGGCAATCACTGTGACCCTTTATCTAGTCATGTACATTCTTATGTATGCGGCAGCTATTAAACTGCGCATTACCCGTCCTGATCTGCCACGTTCATATAAAGTTCCCGGCGGAACTCTTGGAATGTGTCTGGTTGCCGGAATTGGTTTGATCGGTGTAGGGTTTGCGTTGCTTGTAGGTTTTTTCCCTCCGTCCAACCTGCCTGTTGGTAACCCTACGTTTTATGTCTGTCTGGTCGCGGCCGGTATGATTGTTTTTACCGGATTGCCTATGCTGATTCATGCAATGAAAAAACCTGAGTGGAAGCAGACTTCTGATGATTAG
- a CDS encoding ATP-binding protein, translated as MFKLNIRQKIVIGIAIFSICFGCIGILSYTNTIHLEREVLLIERVDDLSNLILEVRRAEKNLFLYHDSTVFSQGIEYLERAETLLQSLMADFTQPEVKQHGASLSKNLINYRELIGKISSEIKTSNTYKLSEEPTLLREYGQAIVEHSRAIARFERENILNINNDLRTNLAISIVALAIVVLILVMFVSSNILLPLRLVQEATKRISLGTFEALPIKNAHDEVQQVFVALNSMVEQLTKRRRQLVQAQKLSSIGTLASGIAHQLNNPLNNISTSCQILMESTQSRDALADKMMHNIEQETLRSRDIVKGLLEFSREREYSPAPTHLEAVVNSAVRLVSSQVPSDISIRTDIADKILIQADRQRLQEAFINLIINAVQAIDNNAGSIFISGTVQNEEALITVQDTGIGMDTETLERIFDPFFSTKEVGQGTGLGLYIVYGIIEKHKGRIRTESTPGNGTTFFIHLPLAKDSIV; from the coding sequence ATGTTCAAATTAAATATTCGGCAAAAAATTGTGATCGGTATCGCCATATTTTCCATCTGTTTTGGATGTATCGGCATACTTTCATACACAAATACTATTCATCTGGAACGGGAAGTCCTGCTGATTGAACGTGTTGACGACCTCAGCAATTTGATCCTTGAAGTCCGCAGGGCAGAAAAAAACCTGTTTCTGTATCACGACTCAACCGTATTCTCACAGGGAATCGAGTATCTTGAGCGGGCTGAAACGCTACTGCAATCGCTTATGGCGGACTTTACTCAGCCGGAGGTAAAACAGCATGGGGCTTCACTTAGTAAGAATTTAATCAATTACCGTGAATTAATTGGTAAAATTTCTTCTGAAATTAAAACAAGTAATACCTACAAACTCAGCGAAGAACCGACTCTTCTTCGTGAATACGGTCAGGCAATAGTCGAACATTCGAGGGCCATTGCCCGTTTTGAGCGTGAAAACATTTTAAATATTAATAATGACTTGCGTACCAATCTGGCAATTTCCATAGTGGCATTGGCCATTGTTGTTTTAATTTTGGTTATGTTTGTCAGCTCAAATATTCTTCTTCCGCTACGTCTGGTGCAGGAAGCGACAAAACGTATTTCCCTTGGTACTTTTGAAGCTCTTCCCATCAAAAACGCACACGATGAAGTTCAGCAGGTCTTTGTCGCGCTTAATTCTATGGTTGAGCAATTAACAAAACGGCGCAGACAGCTGGTCCAAGCTCAAAAACTTTCTTCTATAGGAACGCTGGCTTCAGGCATAGCTCACCAGCTAAACAATCCGCTGAACAACATTTCCACTTCCTGCCAGATTTTAATGGAAAGCACGCAAAGCAGAGATGCACTTGCAGATAAAATGATGCACAATATTGAACAGGAAACATTAAGATCACGCGATATAGTCAAAGGATTACTTGAATTTTCCCGCGAGCGCGAATATTCGCCGGCTCCGACTCATCTTGAAGCTGTAGTCAATTCAGCCGTGCGCCTTGTATCAAGTCAGGTTCCGTCAGATATTTCAATAAGAACCGACATCGCGGATAAAATTTTAATACAAGCCGATCGGCAACGATTGCAGGAAGCATTTATCAATCTTATCATCAATGCAGTTCAGGCCATCGACAACAATGCCGGATCTATCTTTATCAGTGGAACAGTTCAAAATGAGGAAGCTCTGATAACTGTGCAGGACACCGGAATAGGCATGGATACTGAAACCTTAGAGCGTATTTTCGACCCGTTTTTCTCAACCAAGGAAGTAGGACAAGGCACGGGCCTCGGACTATACATAGTATACGGCATTATTGAAAAACATAAGGGACGCATCCGTACAGAAAGTACTCCCGGTAACGGCACAACCTTTTTTATCCACCTGCCATTGGCAAAGGACTCCATCGTATGA